Proteins encoded in a region of the Granulicella sibirica genome:
- a CDS encoding FG-GAP-like repeat-containing protein has translation MAGTNDAIYRLNRRSLIKQLGLAPLLLRPAAFSALAGRAPHMDSYQGGPQPFSDVRYLPQYPVRSPLEDVLRLVRPGSDAYPTEEYAAQIEAILAVWGRSMQAGDLQAIVKDFAPRLEASPLTFVNQTKLRDKHGVACFKRSFGPVQTMGAHVLATSLREWIGVGTHLQQVEFQLTSLEEHVGDPRMLLTSIRYNLTIEKEDRSREQRVGSWRVIWSDQKTAASETKWITTRLEASTESAALVRGGGFVDVSHNALGANASYGQQLRNGSDYWRTVLDGASGIDVYGNNGVAVGDYNNDGFDDLYVSQPAGLPNRLYRNRGDGTFEDVTEKAGVGVLDNTACALFADFRNIGLQDLLVVCGSGPLLFLNQGDETFRLKPDAFRFLHPPQGTFTHAAVSDYDRDGRLDIYFCLYSYYLGLDQYHYPTPYFDARNGPPNFLMHNEGDGTFTDRTEAAGLNRENDRYSFACAWQENAGNSPDLYVVNDFGRNNLYRNKGNGTFEAVSAAAHVQDVGAGMSAAWADYANTGRPGIYAANMWSAAGQRVSQLQPFHSSSTPAVRELYQRHARGNALYRSEPDGAFTNVSEEAGVEMGRWAWGSDFFDFDRDGHADLYVTNGYITAPQTPSAPTSDLDSFFWRQVVGRSPDDASPSLAYERGWNALNELIRTDSSWSGHERNVALANNGDGTFTEVSGPLGLDFLEDGRSFALSDLDGDGRLEIILKNRNGPQIRILHNNMEHLGDAIAFRLRGTHSNRDAIGTVITLHCGDLVQTRSLQAGSGFLSQHTKELFFGLGNGTEPIHANIRWPSGESQQFHDLPRNTRIQIVEADPSPRVTPFAPTAETYTHPSQPVEGQTIPTTIATWLLDPLKAPAFTLPNQQGIQTSLDTFAGRPVLLHLWSTANPTWQTELRTLDTIPPATLTVLALNLGDPAPEQHMRFHMLKATAEVGGIYNIVFRYLFDRRTNLPLPTSFLLDVHSMIVRIYQGPINPQDLLADLRLIPTTTAARTALALPFPGTLYQGSFHRNDFTFGVAMFQHGYLDQAAASFQQVIADRPNDAEAHYNLGTLSLRRNDFPSARQHLKQTLVLKPDYPEAWNNLGMMAAQEGQTQEAHENFNKSLALRPNYPTALLNLGNLYRHERNFPEAQTYLTRALALQPDDPETDYSLGMLFAQQSLFPAAEEYLQKAIALRPDYPEALNNLGVLYVRQGDNARGEQQFLTCMRLSPAYEGTYLNLGSLYLTQGDKPRARKVIQDLLRLNPQSSAAKKALQTLDE, from the coding sequence ATGGCAGGAACAAACGACGCTATCTACAGGCTGAACCGCAGATCGCTCATCAAGCAGCTTGGTTTGGCTCCTTTGCTGTTACGCCCTGCCGCCTTCTCGGCTTTGGCTGGACGTGCCCCGCACATGGATTCTTATCAGGGTGGCCCGCAGCCGTTCAGCGATGTGCGTTATCTTCCCCAGTATCCTGTTCGGTCTCCACTCGAAGATGTCCTGCGCCTTGTCAGGCCCGGTTCTGATGCATACCCAACCGAGGAATACGCCGCTCAAATCGAAGCCATCCTCGCGGTCTGGGGACGAAGCATGCAAGCGGGTGACCTCCAGGCAATCGTTAAGGACTTTGCACCCCGCCTTGAAGCATCGCCTCTTACGTTCGTCAACCAGACAAAGCTTCGTGACAAACACGGCGTAGCCTGCTTCAAGCGCTCTTTCGGTCCCGTGCAGACAATGGGCGCGCATGTACTGGCAACGTCGCTCCGTGAGTGGATTGGGGTGGGCACCCATTTGCAGCAGGTTGAGTTTCAGCTCACCTCACTGGAAGAGCACGTCGGTGATCCCCGCATGCTCCTAACATCCATCCGCTACAACCTGACCATAGAGAAAGAGGACCGTAGCCGTGAACAACGCGTTGGATCCTGGCGTGTGATCTGGTCTGACCAAAAGACTGCGGCCTCTGAAACGAAATGGATCACCACGCGCCTCGAAGCTTCCACAGAGTCGGCAGCCCTCGTTCGCGGCGGGGGGTTCGTGGACGTCTCGCACAATGCGCTTGGAGCAAACGCTTCCTATGGGCAGCAGCTTCGTAACGGCTCGGACTACTGGCGCACCGTCCTGGACGGAGCCAGCGGGATCGACGTGTATGGAAACAACGGGGTCGCAGTGGGCGACTACAACAACGATGGCTTCGATGACCTGTACGTCTCACAGCCAGCCGGACTGCCGAATCGTCTGTACCGGAACCGTGGCGACGGCACGTTTGAGGACGTGACGGAAAAGGCCGGGGTCGGCGTGCTCGACAATACGGCCTGTGCCCTCTTCGCCGACTTCCGCAATATCGGCCTTCAGGATCTGCTCGTAGTCTGCGGCAGCGGTCCTCTGCTCTTCCTCAACCAGGGTGACGAAACCTTCAGGCTCAAGCCGGACGCCTTCCGCTTCCTGCACCCTCCCCAGGGTACCTTTACCCATGCTGCCGTCTCTGACTACGACCGCGACGGCCGCCTCGATATCTATTTCTGCCTTTACAGCTACTACCTGGGGCTTGACCAGTACCACTATCCAACTCCTTACTTCGACGCTCGCAATGGTCCACCTAATTTCCTCATGCATAACGAGGGCGACGGGACCTTCACGGACCGCACCGAAGCCGCGGGCCTGAACCGGGAGAACGATCGGTACAGCTTTGCCTGTGCCTGGCAGGAAAATGCGGGCAACTCTCCCGACCTGTATGTCGTGAACGATTTCGGTCGCAACAACCTCTACCGCAACAAGGGGAACGGCACCTTCGAGGCGGTATCGGCCGCCGCCCATGTGCAGGATGTTGGTGCGGGCATGAGTGCCGCGTGGGCCGACTACGCCAACACGGGCCGTCCCGGGATCTACGCGGCGAACATGTGGTCCGCCGCAGGGCAGCGCGTCTCCCAACTGCAACCCTTTCACTCCTCCTCAACGCCTGCCGTCCGCGAACTCTACCAGCGACACGCGCGCGGGAATGCTCTCTATCGCAGCGAACCTGACGGCGCTTTCACGAACGTCAGCGAAGAGGCTGGCGTCGAGATGGGCCGCTGGGCCTGGGGATCGGACTTTTTCGACTTCGACCGCGACGGTCACGCCGACCTCTACGTGACCAACGGCTACATCACCGCTCCCCAAACACCATCCGCTCCGACCAGCGATCTCGACAGTTTCTTCTGGCGGCAGGTGGTAGGGAGATCTCCCGATGATGCCAGCCCTTCCCTCGCCTACGAGCGCGGCTGGAATGCCCTGAACGAACTCATCCGCACCGACAGCTCCTGGAGCGGTCACGAACGCAACGTAGCACTCGCCAACAACGGCGACGGCACCTTCACCGAAGTCTCAGGCCCCCTCGGCCTGGACTTCCTCGAAGACGGCCGCTCCTTCGCCCTCTCCGACCTCGACGGCGATGGCCGCCTCGAAATCATCCTCAAGAACCGCAACGGACCCCAGATCCGCATCCTTCACAACAATATGGAGCACCTCGGCGACGCCATCGCCTTCCGCCTTCGTGGCACCCACTCCAACCGCGACGCCATCGGTACCGTGATCACCCTCCACTGCGGAGACCTCGTGCAGACCCGCTCCCTCCAGGCTGGCTCCGGCTTCCTCTCCCAGCACACGAAGGAACTGTTCTTCGGTCTGGGCAACGGCACCGAACCCATCCATGCGAACATCCGCTGGCCCAGCGGCGAGAGCCAGCAATTCCACGATCTTCCTCGTAACACCCGCATCCAGATCGTCGAAGCCGATCCCTCACCCAGGGTCACTCCATTCGCCCCGACCGCGGAGACCTACACCCATCCGAGCCAGCCAGTCGAGGGTCAGACGATCCCAACCACGATCGCAACCTGGCTTCTCGATCCCCTCAAAGCACCTGCATTCACGCTGCCCAACCAGCAAGGCATTCAGACCTCCCTCGATACCTTCGCCGGTCGTCCCGTTCTGCTCCACCTCTGGTCCACCGCCAATCCAACCTGGCAAACCGAGCTTCGCACCCTCGACACCATCCCGCCAGCTACGCTCACCGTCCTCGCCCTCAACCTCGGCGACCCTGCCCCAGAGCAGCACATGCGCTTTCACATGCTCAAGGCAACGGCTGAGGTCGGCGGCATCTACAACATCGTCTTCCGTTACCTCTTCGACCGCCGCACCAACCTGCCCCTTCCCACCTCCTTTCTACTGGATGTCCACAGCATGATCGTCCGGATCTACCAGGGTCCAATCAACCCGCAGGACCTTCTCGCCGATCTCCGCCTGATTCCCACAACAACCGCCGCACGCACAGCCCTTGCGCTTCCCTTTCCCGGCACCCTCTATCAGGGCTCATTCCACCGCAACGACTTCACCTTCGGCGTAGCCATGTTTCAGCACGGGTACCTGGACCAGGCTGCCGCCTCCTTCCAGCAGGTCATCGCCGACCGCCCCAACGACGCCGAAGCCCATTACAACCTTGGCACCCTCAGCCTCCGCCGCAACGACTTCCCAAGCGCCCGGCAACACCTGAAGCAAACCCTTGTACTGAAGCCCGACTACCCCGAGGCCTGGAACAACCTCGGTATGATGGCCGCCCAGGAGGGCCAGACCCAGGAAGCCCACGAAAACTTCAATAAGTCCCTTGCGCTCCGCCCGAACTACCCCACCGCCCTGCTTAACCTTGGAAACCTCTACCGCCACGAGCGCAACTTCCCGGAAGCTCAGACCTACCTCACCCGCGCCCTTGCCCTCCAACCCGACGATCCGGAGACCGACTACAGCCTTGGCATGCTCTTCGCCCAACAGTCCCTGTTCCCCGCAGCCGAGGAGTACCTCCAGAAAGCGATCGCTCTACGGCCCGACTACCCCGAAGCCCTCAACAACCTCGGCGTCCTCTACGTCCGCCAGGGCGACAACGCAAGGGGCGAGCAGCAGTTCCTCACGTGCATGAGGCTGAGCCCCGCATACGAAGGGACCTACCTCAATCTGGGCAGCCTTTACCTGACCCAGGGCGACAAGCCGAGAGCCCGCAAAGTCATTCAGGATCTGCTCCGACTGAACCCCCAGAGCTCAGCTGCCAAAAAGGCGCTGCAAACCCTTGACGAGTGA
- a CDS encoding CRTAC1 family protein produces MLLPRRHFLGSSLLLLGNTLTEALATPLHRWTDPALLQTIKAPTPPVQFVDVARQAGLTIPNVWGGIDHKRSIIEAKGSGLAFYDFDHDGWLDIYLTNGNRLGTEWPTGKAPTAHLYKNNRDGTFTDITEGSGLGITGWQTGVCVGDYNNDGLDDLFCCFWGQNRLMRNHGDGTFTDVTKQAGLLQDRVRWGAGCTFLDYNRDGHLDLFVCNYLKLDPSEIPPAADTHFCQWKGVPILCGPRGLPADTNLLYRNNGDGTFTDVSEKSGILKPGPRYSITAVSYDFDNDGWPDIYIAVDSQPSILFRNNHDGTFTDIAVAAGCAYSEGGREQAGMGVAVGDYDCDGNFDIFKTNFADDTSNLYHNDGKASFTDLTTDAGTSVNDQFVAWGCGFLDIDNDGWQDIMQVNGHVYPEIDSYHFNQTFKNPRLVYRNLGNGRFKDVSAQMGPGIAQRFSSRGAAFGDYDNDGGMDALILNMNDVPSLLRNTGVASGNWIKLKLIGTHCNRTAIGARARVTTGKHTQMDEVHSGTSVMSQSDLRLHFGLGQAGFADTIEIIWPTTGKSEKFTHIKANQILTIREGQGIIATVPGSPRKPA; encoded by the coding sequence ATGCTGCTCCCCCGCCGCCACTTCCTTGGTTCATCCCTCCTCCTCCTCGGGAACACGCTTACCGAAGCCCTGGCCACTCCGCTCCACCGCTGGACCGACCCAGCCCTCCTCCAGACCATCAAAGCCCCCACACCCCCAGTCCAGTTTGTCGACGTAGCCAGGCAGGCAGGCCTCACCATCCCTAACGTCTGGGGGGGCATTGATCACAAGCGATCCATCATCGAAGCCAAGGGCAGCGGCCTTGCTTTCTACGATTTCGACCATGACGGCTGGCTCGATATCTATCTCACAAACGGCAACCGCCTCGGCACCGAGTGGCCAACCGGCAAAGCCCCCACCGCCCACCTTTACAAGAACAACCGCGATGGCACCTTCACCGACATCACGGAAGGATCCGGCCTCGGAATCACCGGCTGGCAGACCGGCGTCTGTGTCGGCGACTACAACAACGATGGCCTCGACGACCTGTTCTGCTGCTTCTGGGGTCAGAACCGCCTCATGCGCAATCACGGAGACGGCACGTTCACCGACGTGACCAAACAAGCCGGTCTTCTTCAGGACCGCGTCCGCTGGGGAGCTGGCTGCACGTTCCTCGACTACAACCGCGACGGCCACCTCGACCTCTTCGTCTGCAACTACCTCAAACTCGACCCCAGCGAGATCCCCCCCGCCGCCGACACCCACTTCTGCCAGTGGAAGGGTGTTCCCATCCTGTGCGGCCCGCGCGGCCTGCCCGCCGACACGAACCTCCTCTATCGCAACAACGGGGACGGAACCTTTACCGATGTCTCGGAGAAGTCCGGGATTCTCAAGCCGGGTCCGCGCTACTCCATCACCGCCGTCAGCTATGACTTCGACAACGACGGCTGGCCCGATATCTACATCGCTGTCGACTCACAGCCAAGTATCCTTTTCAGGAACAACCACGATGGCACCTTCACCGACATCGCCGTCGCAGCGGGCTGCGCCTACTCTGAGGGCGGTCGCGAACAGGCAGGCATGGGAGTTGCCGTCGGCGACTACGACTGCGACGGCAACTTCGACATCTTCAAGACCAACTTCGCCGACGACACCAGCAACCTTTACCACAACGACGGGAAAGCCTCATTCACGGACCTCACTACAGACGCCGGGACCAGCGTCAACGACCAGTTCGTCGCGTGGGGCTGCGGCTTTCTCGATATCGACAATGACGGCTGGCAGGACATCATGCAGGTCAACGGGCATGTCTATCCGGAGATAGACAGCTACCACTTCAATCAAACCTTCAAGAACCCCCGCCTTGTTTACCGCAACCTGGGAAACGGACGCTTCAAGGATGTGTCCGCCCAGATGGGTCCGGGCATCGCCCAGCGTTTCTCGAGCCGCGGCGCGGCGTTCGGCGACTACGACAACGACGGCGGCATGGACGCTCTCATCCTTAACATGAACGACGTGCCATCTCTCTTACGAAACACCGGCGTCGCGTCCGGCAACTGGATCAAGCTCAAACTGATCGGCACCCATTGCAACCGCACAGCGATTGGCGCCCGCGCCCGCGTGACGACCGGCAAACACACGCAGATGGATGAGGTCCACAGCGGCACCAGCGTCATGTCGCAGTCCGACCTCCGCCTTCACTTTGGACTCGGCCAGGCGGGCTTCGCCGATACGATCGAAATCATCTGGCCCACCACCGGCAAATCAGAAAAGTTCACCCACATCAAGGCCAATCAGATTCTCACCATCCGCGAAGGCCAGGGCATCATCGCGACGGTTCCCGGCAGCCCGCGAAAGCCCGCCTAA
- a CDS encoding dynamin family protein, with translation MSDSRIAEESSTIHAQTQSQEDNPDSSAPAGGSPNDFLSYKRIELGCVTDLKRIIDLSVKTKINPSIVDLTREVLSRIENKRFLIAVVGEFKRGKSTFINALLGKNILPSDVEPCSATLNRVTYALRPSVTIHYKAEPGEQARTEEIDITQLSEYVTKLTPQSESNAAQVEEAIVHYPTEYCRNNVDIIDTPGLNDDDTMTAVTMSVLPKVDAAILVIMPEAPFDHYEGEFLTRHLLLNDLGRVLFVVNAMDRLRSPRDREKIVKVIEKRITDAVDMRLREQFDPASEDFKRYRQQIGNPTVFPLSSALALEAQESDNKKLMEESRFSEFTSALEKFLTHGRGTIELQVIANRILATSEEIVKKLNIEFGAISMAQHEFQAKYEQAVAELESLRSRRDAEIRKIDNAKFRTQQRLLPMVARLGDDLAAAAGEVIDATHPTSDDLTKDKLPAFTEDLNKRISSAVKLRVLRSSEALQLEIERDFQVEIERLKDFAVNVGETLGGIEQQFGTVQLDPSEQATRGNEAIVAAISVFTGFGGIWSGYREAGFKGAAVGGVASVGTFFVGGLLLGAISLPLSLPIMIGLGLISIFTGGKMARWAFSEDRAERFMTRYRKEILQRIDEEVRSRNLSHSVDENNENLFATLKDRLIGELSRSIDQTQATLDGLRDNRARNEVLDQRSRQESEEIRDEVIAIRSKALRLSNQLAEITHV, from the coding sequence ATGTCCGATTCGAGAATCGCTGAAGAGTCATCGACCATCCACGCACAGACGCAGTCCCAGGAAGATAACCCCGACTCATCTGCACCGGCTGGCGGTTCGCCCAATGATTTCCTGTCCTACAAGCGTATCGAACTCGGCTGCGTCACAGACCTCAAACGCATCATCGATCTCTCCGTAAAAACTAAGATTAATCCCTCGATCGTGGACCTTACTCGCGAGGTGCTCAGCCGCATCGAGAACAAACGCTTCCTCATCGCTGTCGTCGGTGAATTCAAGCGTGGCAAGAGCACTTTCATCAACGCGTTGCTCGGCAAGAATATCCTGCCGTCGGACGTAGAGCCCTGCTCCGCCACCTTGAATCGCGTCACCTACGCGCTTCGACCCTCAGTCACCATCCACTACAAGGCCGAGCCCGGAGAACAGGCTCGCACCGAAGAAATCGACATCACCCAGCTTTCCGAATACGTTACCAAGCTGACCCCGCAGTCCGAATCGAATGCCGCCCAGGTGGAAGAAGCCATCGTCCATTACCCCACCGAGTACTGCCGCAACAATGTCGACATTATCGACACCCCGGGGCTGAACGATGACGACACAATGACCGCCGTGACTATGTCCGTCCTGCCCAAGGTCGACGCCGCCATACTGGTCATCATGCCAGAAGCTCCTTTCGACCACTACGAAGGCGAGTTCCTCACCCGCCATTTGCTGCTCAACGATCTCGGCCGCGTCCTCTTTGTGGTCAACGCCATGGATCGCCTGCGCTCCCCGCGCGATCGCGAAAAAATTGTCAAGGTGATTGAAAAGCGCATCACCGATGCCGTTGACATGCGCCTCAGGGAGCAGTTTGACCCTGCGAGCGAAGACTTCAAGCGCTATCGCCAGCAGATCGGTAACCCCACTGTCTTTCCGCTCTCCTCCGCCCTGGCACTCGAGGCCCAAGAGAGCGATAACAAGAAGCTGATGGAAGAGAGCCGCTTCTCCGAGTTCACGTCCGCGCTTGAAAAGTTCCTCACTCACGGTCGCGGCACCATAGAACTCCAGGTCATCGCGAATCGCATCCTCGCCACGAGTGAAGAGATCGTCAAGAAATTGAATATCGAGTTCGGTGCCATCAGCATGGCTCAGCATGAGTTTCAGGCCAAGTACGAACAGGCCGTCGCGGAACTCGAAAGCCTTCGTAGCCGCCGTGATGCCGAGATCCGTAAAATCGATAATGCCAAATTCCGCACGCAGCAGCGCCTGCTACCCATGGTCGCCCGCCTTGGCGACGATCTCGCTGCGGCCGCTGGAGAGGTCATCGACGCAACCCATCCGACCTCAGACGATCTCACCAAGGACAAGCTACCCGCCTTCACCGAAGACCTGAACAAGCGCATCAGCAGCGCCGTTAAGCTGCGCGTCCTTCGCTCCTCGGAAGCACTTCAGCTCGAAATCGAACGGGATTTCCAGGTTGAGATCGAGCGTCTTAAGGATTTCGCTGTTAACGTTGGAGAGACCCTCGGCGGCATCGAGCAGCAGTTCGGCACCGTGCAGCTTGATCCATCCGAACAGGCCACGCGCGGCAATGAGGCCATCGTCGCCGCCATCTCCGTCTTCACCGGCTTCGGGGGGATATGGTCAGGCTATCGCGAAGCCGGCTTTAAGGGCGCGGCTGTCGGAGGAGTCGCCAGTGTCGGAACCTTTTTCGTCGGCGGCCTCCTCCTCGGAGCGATCAGTCTTCCTCTCTCGCTTCCCATCATGATCGGCCTCGGGCTCATCTCGATCTTCACCGGAGGCAAGATGGCGCGCTGGGCCTTCAGCGAGGACCGCGCCGAGCGCTTCATGACCCGCTACCGCAAGGAGATCCTCCAGCGCATCGACGAGGAGGTCAGGAGCCGCAACCTCTCCCACTCTGTTGACGAAAATAACGAGAACCTTTTCGCGACCCTCAAGGACCGCCTCATTGGCGAGCTCAGCCGCTCCATCGACCAGACCCAGGCTACCCTCGACGGCCTCCGCGACAACCGCGCCCGCAATGAGGTTCTCGACCAGCGCAGCCGCCAGGAATCCGAAGAGATTCGTGATGAGGTCATCGCTATCCGCAGCAAGGCTCTCCGGCTCTCCAACCAACTGGCCGAGATTACCCATGTCTAA
- a CDS encoding tetratricopeptide repeat protein, whose protein sequence is MSALLGLKCTTHEADKKRRCVILPLLVLAFAIPMRSALLVGQAPTAILLTGKVVGLDGKPAAGAEVKLREQATDDVTVTTDASGSFELKSPPQTRYVLSADTVDHRHGELAVAELAVAEPREGLRIVVKTGAGAQAAMDFADKPNFTVAGITDWTAVGGHGSDATLRTSEEIARQTAALKNSAPERGPGSKREEGAKEVALREAVTAQPESYAANRALGDFYLQATRYAEASGFLETASRLHGGSAPDEYNAALACRGEGDFARARQHVMRALEKEDRAAYHALAGDLDERLGDPLAAAREDERATALEPSEANYFAWGSELLVHRAIWQAVEVFSRGAQLHPESQRLKMGQGAALFGGARYDEAAERLCEASDLDPANRETYVFLGKVGLASPSPAACVGKKLKRFVSMRPEDADANYYEAMILIKGREPGEQGRAADLLRKAVALNPQFAEGYLQLGILALARRDNAGAQAEFERAIKADASLAEAHYRLGVLYDRAGNSERARVEFARHEELVKDKAEAVERERREVKQFLVTSGDTHTK, encoded by the coding sequence ATGTCAGCACTTTTGGGACTAAAGTGCACCACACACGAGGCCGACAAGAAGCGACGATGCGTCATCCTGCCTCTACTCGTCCTCGCGTTCGCGATCCCCATGAGGAGCGCTCTCCTCGTTGGGCAGGCGCCCACAGCGATTCTGCTGACGGGTAAGGTGGTGGGCCTGGATGGCAAGCCGGCAGCAGGTGCCGAGGTGAAACTGCGTGAACAGGCAACGGACGACGTGACCGTTACTACGGACGCCTCCGGCTCGTTCGAACTGAAGTCGCCGCCGCAAACCCGCTATGTCCTGAGCGCGGATACCGTCGATCACCGGCATGGAGAGTTGGCAGTCGCAGAGTTGGCAGTCGCAGAGCCGAGAGAGGGTCTGCGAATCGTGGTGAAGACAGGTGCCGGGGCACAGGCCGCGATGGATTTTGCGGATAAGCCAAACTTCACCGTGGCGGGAATCACTGACTGGACGGCGGTCGGAGGGCACGGCTCTGACGCGACGTTGCGTACGAGTGAAGAGATCGCCCGGCAGACGGCGGCGTTGAAGAACTCAGCGCCAGAGAGGGGTCCGGGCTCGAAGAGGGAAGAGGGCGCGAAGGAAGTTGCCCTGCGCGAGGCAGTCACCGCTCAGCCGGAGAGCTATGCTGCTAACCGGGCGTTGGGGGACTTTTATCTGCAGGCCACGCGGTATGCAGAAGCCTCCGGCTTTCTCGAAACAGCGTCCCGGCTTCACGGTGGATCGGCTCCGGATGAATATAACGCGGCCCTGGCGTGCCGGGGTGAGGGAGACTTTGCGAGGGCGCGGCAGCATGTGATGCGGGCGCTGGAGAAAGAGGATCGAGCGGCCTACCACGCACTGGCTGGGGATCTGGATGAGCGGTTGGGCGATCCGCTCGCTGCAGCGCGAGAGGACGAACGGGCAACCGCGCTTGAGCCAAGTGAGGCGAATTACTTTGCGTGGGGGTCGGAGCTTCTGGTGCATCGAGCGATCTGGCAGGCCGTGGAGGTATTTTCCAGGGGAGCTCAACTGCACCCGGAGTCGCAACGGCTGAAGATGGGACAAGGGGCAGCTTTATTCGGCGGCGCCAGATACGATGAGGCGGCCGAGCGGCTGTGCGAGGCTTCCGACCTCGATCCTGCGAACCGCGAGACGTACGTTTTTCTTGGGAAGGTGGGGCTTGCATCGCCTTCGCCCGCGGCTTGCGTGGGTAAAAAGCTGAAGCGATTTGTCAGCATGCGTCCCGAGGATGCGGATGCGAATTACTACGAGGCGATGATCCTTATAAAGGGCAGGGAACCCGGGGAGCAGGGGCGTGCGGCGGATCTGCTGCGAAAGGCGGTTGCGTTGAACCCGCAGTTCGCCGAGGGGTATCTGCAACTTGGAATCCTGGCCCTCGCACGGCGAGACAATGCGGGTGCGCAGGCGGAGTTTGAGCGGGCGATCAAGGCCGATGCTTCATTGGCGGAGGCGCATTATCGGCTGGGAGTGTTATATGACCGCGCGGGTAATTCAGAGAGAGCAAGAGTTGAGTTTGCGCGGCATGAGGAACTGGTCAAGGACAAAGCAGAGGCGGTCGAGCGGGAACGGCGCGAGGTAAAGCAGTTCCTTGTAACGTCCGGGGATACACATACGAAGTGA